From the uncultured Desulfovibrio sp. genome, one window contains:
- a CDS encoding aspartate-semialdehyde dehydrogenase, giving the protein MSKKLTVAVVGATGAVGREMLKTLHERDFPATEIRAFASARSAGTKVPYGGKELTVQELKEDVFEGIDLAIFSAGGSTSQKFAPHAAKAGCVVVDNSAAWRMDDRCPLVVPEVNAHALEGHNGIIANPNCSTIQMLVVLKPLHDAAKIKRVVVSTYQAVSGTGQKGIEELERQVRDLFNGRETECNTYPYRIAFNALPHIDVFLDNDYTKEEMKMVHETVKIFEDPSVKVTATCVRVPVFYCHAESVNIETEKKLTAKDARVMLSQAPGVRVVDNPRELMYPMPSYCVGEDETYVGRIREDETIENGLNLWIVADNVRKGAALNAVQIGEELIKRDLLRVTDKNVFLK; this is encoded by the coding sequence ATGAGCAAGAAGCTGACTGTAGCCGTTGTAGGCGCCACAGGCGCCGTAGGCCGTGAAATGCTCAAGACCCTGCACGAAAGGGACTTTCCCGCCACCGAAATCCGCGCTTTTGCGTCCGCCCGTTCTGCGGGCACCAAGGTGCCGTATGGCGGCAAAGAGCTGACCGTGCAAGAGCTTAAAGAAGATGTCTTTGAGGGCATTGATTTGGCCATTTTTTCCGCCGGCGGCAGCACTTCGCAAAAATTTGCCCCGCATGCGGCCAAGGCTGGCTGCGTGGTGGTGGACAATTCCGCTGCATGGCGCATGGACGACCGCTGCCCCCTGGTGGTGCCGGAAGTCAACGCCCACGCCCTTGAAGGCCACAACGGCATCATTGCCAACCCCAACTGCTCCACCATCCAGATGCTGGTGGTGCTCAAGCCCCTGCACGACGCAGCCAAGATCAAGCGCGTTGTAGTTTCCACCTATCAGGCGGTTTCCGGCACAGGGCAGAAGGGTATTGAAGAACTGGAACGCCAGGTGCGCGACCTCTTTAATGGCCGCGAGACGGAATGCAATACCTATCCCTACCGCATTGCCTTTAACGCACTGCCGCACATCGATGTCTTCCTTGATAACGACTACACCAAGGAAGAAATGAAGATGGTTCATGAAACCGTCAAAATATTTGAAGATCCTTCGGTCAAGGTTACGGCCACCTGTGTGCGCGTGCCGGTGTTTTACTGCCACGCCGAATCGGTGAACATTGAAACCGAAAAGAAGCTCACAGCCAAGGATGCCCGCGTCATGCTTTCGCAGGCTCCCGGCGTGCGCGTTGTCGATAATCCCCGCGAACTTATGTACCCCATGCCCTCCTACTGCGTGGGCGAGGATGAAACCTACGTGGGCCGCATCCGCGAGGACGAAACCATTGAAAACGGCCTGAACCTCTGGATTGTGGCCGACAACGTGCGCAAAGGCGCAGCCCTCAACGCCGTGCAGATCGGCGAAGAACTGATCAAGCGCGACCTGCTGCGCGTGACCGACAAAAACGTGTTCCTGAAGTAA